The Clostridium taeniosporum genomic sequence CATATGTAAATTATTAATTAAATCGAAAAGTATAATACTATATGATACAAACTGCTTTGGATTCCATGCAAATATTTCTAATGGAAAATACTATGCTTTAGATTTTTTTCATAAAGATGATGTAGTAATTTTTGTAGAACCTATAATAAGAGAAATGAATTATAAAAATACTAAACAAATTCCATGTTGGTATTTAGATTATTTCAAAGAACTTAAAAATAAAGTAAAAGCTTTAATTTATATAGATGAGAGAGATTATATAAATCTACTTAAAATAGGTAAACCGTCTTTAACTAATATAAAGCCAAGGGTTAAAACAGCATTTTTAAATGGTTTTTGCCAGAGTAAATCCTTAGAGAAAGAAATTAAATCATTAAATATATGTAAAACAGATTTTTATGAAACCTTAATTAACATAACTAATAGAAAAGAAAATGAAAAAAACAGGGGAGAAATAGCCTTATTTATTTCAGTTCAAATTTTATGTTCATTAAAGGAAATGGCAAATTATAAAATCTTTTCTGATGATTCAGCAGCATATCCTTATATGAGTGGACTTACCCATATTTTAGAAACATATTACCCAAAAGCTAATATAGCTTATGTTTCAACTATTCGAAATATTGAGCAGCTATCTCGTAATCTTAATCTAAACTATGAACAAATTTTAGATTATTTAAATAATATCAAGAGAAATATAGATAGAAAAATATATATAAGAGAATTTCCCTATGATACTAAAAGACAGGTATCAAAATCTGATGAAGAGCTAGCTAATGATCTAGTTTGCAACAAGATAGAGATTTTATTCTGATAACACAAAATATTAACTAAATACAACATAAAATTTTAAGTAAAAAACGTGGCGTAGCCACTTTTGTTCATATCATAAGTTAATATTAAATATTAATATTAAATATTTGTGTCTATATCTGATATTAAAGATAAAAAGAGATAGAAATTAAATATTCCTATCTCTTTTACTTCTAATATATTTAAAAATAGGTTTACGTCTAAATGGTTCACCTTCTATACCTTGGGTTAAATATTTTTCTATTTCAAATCTTTGCTGATCAATCATTTATTAACATTCTCCTTAACTGTCAACTAATATTTAATATACCCTAGATTTTATCAGTGTTTAAAACTTTTATATTTCCCTAGACATTTAAAATAGACTGAGTAAAGCTCTGCCATTTTATTAGCCTTTATATTAAACAAACATCTGTTGAAGTAACCCTTTTTTCCACTCATTTAAAGAATCTAGCTTTTCTTGTTCTTTTTCAAGCTTTGTATATATTTTTTCTAAAAATTTTGAAATTTTAACTTGTTCATCTAAAGACTTTGGCATCTTTACTAAAATATCTAACATGTCAGACTTGTTTAATTTTGCTCTGCTTGTTCCATTAATATATTTTCGTATATCTTTATGAACTAAAGAATAAAATAAAAAATCTGTATTATATTTAGCTTTTAAAACATGTGCATGATTATTAATCCATGATTTTCCTTTCACAAGCTGAGCAATTGGTTTTGTTGCGAAATCATCAAAATTACCACCATCTTCTGCAAGTAGTATTATATCTTCGTTAAAAATATATTTATTAACAAAATCTACTACACCATTTGCACCATAATAAGGTATATTACCTTGTATAATACTTCGTTCATTAGAATTTAAAGGCTTTCTTCTATTATCTAAACACTCAGCTATATCCATAAGCTTCTTTTCTTCCCACTCCGGATACTCTTCCCCATTATCCCCCTTAAATCTTATCTCCCTAGAAAATATCTTCTGCATCATACCTTTTTTATAATCTTTAAGAGCTTTAACTTTTTCTTGTTGCTTTTCTATTTTTTTATCTATTAGAGAGAAGAAGTTTGCTATTTTTTGTTGTTCTTCTTTATAAGGTATAGTTATTTTTATATCTCCGACTAAATCACTATTTAGATTTTGTTGTTTTGTACCTTGAGCATACTTTATGCCTATTTTTTCACCATGCTTTATATACCAATAATATAAAAATTCATTAGATACTTTACCTTTAGGTTTGAACGCCATACAAGCTTGACTTATAGTAGCATCTGATTTTAATATAGAACAACTTCCTCTTGTTCCACTTGCTTCTAATCCGTATATTGCAATTACAAATGTTCCAGATGGATATTTTTTTAGATTGCATTCTTTTATAGCATTATCGGAAATTTTATCTATAGTAGATTTGATATACTTCTTTTTAAGTTCACCACTAGTTACCCAATAATTGTCTCCATTAAAATATTCTTTATTTGCTTTACTAGGAGTGCTTCCAGAAGACAATTGAAACTCATTACCTAATTTCTTTTCTTCCCACACCCCACTAAACTCAGGGAATCTCAACTTTGGTGTCTTACTCATATCATCCACCACCCTACATTCCAAGTTCTTTTAAGAAGACTTCAAGTTCTTTATCAATGTCAGCTATCTCTTCATCTATCTTTTCTATCTTTAATTTAGTAGCTTCAATATCAATTGGTTCTTCTTCTTCAAAAGTATCTACGTATCTTGGGATATTTAAATTGTAGTCATTTTCTTCTATTTCTTTCATTTGGGCAACGTAAGAATATTTATCTATTGTTTCTCTTTTTGCAAAGGTATTTATTATCTTATCTACATGCTCATCTTTAAGCATATTTTGATTTTTGCCTTTTTCAAATTCATTTGAAGCATCTATAAATAGTATGTTATCACTATTTTCTCTACACTTTTTAAATATTAATATAACTGTTGGTATTGAAGTTCCAAAGAATATATTTGCTGGAAGTCCTATTACTGCATCTAAGTAGTTCTTTTCTTTTATTAAATATTGTCTTATTACTCCTTCTGCTGCTCCTCTAAATAATACTCCATGAGGAAGTACAACTGCCATTATTCCTTTATCATCTAATTGATAAATCATATGCTCTATAAATGCAAAATCTGCTTTTGACTTTGGTGCTAGTTTTCCATAAGAACTAAATCTTTCATCATCTAAGAATTTACTATCAGCACTCCATTTAGCTGAATAAGGAGGATTAGCTACCACTGCATCAAATCTCATGTCTGTATGTTTTGGATTTTCTAATGTATCATCATTTCTTATGTCAAATTCTTGATATGATACATCATGAAGTAGCATATTCATACGAGCTAAGTTATAAGTAGTTGAAGTTAATTCTTGACCATAGAATTTACGTACATTAGCTTCTTTAGAAACTCTTAAAAGAAGTGAACCAGAACCACAAGTTGGATCATATACACTCTTTAAATCTTTCTTTCCTAAAGTAACAATTTTAGCTAAAATCTTTGAAACTTGTTGAGGTGTATAGAATTCCCCTGCTTTCTTTCCTGCATTTGCTGCAAATTGAGATATTAAATATTCATAAGCATCACCTAATACATCAATTTCACTATCTTCATGAGAAAAATCTATTTCAGATATATTTCCCATAACCTTAGCTATAAGCTTTGAACGTGACTTAACATCTCTACCAAGCTTTGTAGATACTAAATCCATATCATCAAATAAATGGTCAAAATCATCTTGGCTTTCATGTCCTATAGTTGATTCTGTAATATCATTTATAGCACCTTGAAGCATTTCTATATCAAAGTTTCCATCTTCTATTTCCTTTAATAATTTAGAAAATAAGTCCTTAGGCTCTATAAAGTATCCTATTTCATTTACTAATTCTTCTTGTAGTCCTTCTCTATATTCTTCATCTGCCCAAGCTTCTTCATAAGAAATATTATCTTCTTTTAAAAGATTTTTAGCTCTATTTTCAACCTTCTCTGAAAGATAACGATAGAATATAAGTCCTAATATGTAATTTTTAAATTCATTAGCTTCCATGTTTCCTCTTAAATCATTGGCTATAGCCCATAATCTTGTATGTAAATTTGCTTGTTGTTCTTGTTGTTTTTCACTTACTGACATACTTTAATGTCCTCCTTTGTATAACAGATACGCTTTATTATATCAAGTTCTATTGTTACAAAAATAGCAGAAACCGTCAATTTATTTCTGCTATTTTAATAAATAATAATAACTTTATTGTTTAATTTATTTCTAAATAAAATCTTTAATATTTTCAAAACCCTTAAGAATATGTAATTTAAAATTTGTCAATACTACTTATGAGATATTTTCTCATATTTATTCACTTTTTGAATAAAATATAGTATTATAACACTAAGGATGTGAGAAAACAATGCTAATACAATTTAATTTTAAAAATTTTAAATCATTTAAAGATGATACAAGTTTAGATATGACTGCAACCTCTATTACAGAACACCCTTATAATTTAATAAATTATGGAGATGAAAAATATATTAAAAGTGCTGCTATATACGGAGCAAATGCAAGTGGAAAAAGTTCTGTACTTGAAGCTTTTAAGTTTATGCAAAATTGGATTATTTTTTCTTTTAAAGAATCTGCAGAAAATAAAGATATTCCAATTAAAAGATTTGCTTTTGATAGTGAAGCTTTAAAAGAACCTGCTGAATTTGAAGTATTTTTTAAATTTAATAATAACGAATATCAATATGGTTTTTCATTAGATAACAAAAAAATTCATGACGAATGGCTTTATCTAAAAAAGCCACATAGCAAAGATAAGTATATTACTTTATTTGAAAGATCTGATGGAGAAATAGACTGTAATTCTAAATTATTAGAAGGTGCAGAAAACTTTATTCCTATGGTAGAAGATAAAACTTTATTTATTTCTATAATTTCAAATGCTAAAATTCCTTATGCAAGAGATGTATTTGAATGGTTTTTAACTCCTGTTATAGATTATGGAGATATAACTTTTGAACATTACTTAACAAAAAAGAATTCACCCTCTATTGAAAATGAAAAATATCAAAATGAATTAGTCAAATTCTTAAATGCCATAGATATAAATATAGATGATATTATTGTAGAAAAACCTGAAACTGAAAATGATGAGCTTAAAATTTATACAAAACATTTAATGAATGATAAAAAAACTTACTACAAGATGCCACTTTCAGAGGAATCAAGTGGTACTCAAAAAATGTTTGCACTCTTTTATTATTTACATGTTGCATTAGAGTTAGGAATGCCAATATTTATAGATGAGCTTGATGCAAAGCTTCATCCATTACTTTTAAGATATATATTAACCATGTTCCATGATGAAAATATAAATAAAAATGGTGCTCAACTTATATATGTTACTCATGACAACTACACTTTGACTAGGGATATCTTTAGACGTGATCAAATATGGTTTGTTGAAAAAGATTCTGATTCAGTATCTCATTTATATTCTTTAGCTGAATATAAAACAGAAGATGATAAAAAGGTTAGAAAAGATGCTTCTTACAATAAAGATTACCTTCTTGGAAAATATGGTTCTGTTCCTATTTTAAGAGGTTACGATATGTGGGGTAATAATAATGGCAAAACTAAATAGAGCTGGTCGTAAGCATAAAAGAAGTGAAGGAACTAAAACA encodes the following:
- a CDS encoding restriction endonuclease subunit S; its protein translation is MSKTPKLRFPEFSGVWEEKKLGNEFQLSSGSTPSKANKEYFNGDNYWVTSGELKKKYIKSTIDKISDNAIKECNLKKYPSGTFVIAIYGLEASGTRGSCSILKSDATISQACMAFKPKGKVSNEFLYYWYIKHGEKIGIKYAQGTKQQNLNSDLVGDIKITIPYKEEQQKIANFFSLIDKKIEKQQEKVKALKDYKKGMMQKIFSREIRFKGDNGEEYPEWEEKKLMDIAECLDNRRKPLNSNERSIIQGNIPYYGANGVVDFVNKYIFNEDIILLAEDGGNFDDFATKPIAQLVKGKSWINNHAHVLKAKYNTDFLFYSLVHKDIRKYINGTSRAKLNKSDMLDILVKMPKSLDEQVKISKFLEKIYTKLEKEQEKLDSLNEWKKGLLQQMFV
- a CDS encoding type I restriction-modification system subunit M — protein: MSVSEKQQEQQANLHTRLWAIANDLRGNMEANEFKNYILGLIFYRYLSEKVENRAKNLLKEDNISYEEAWADEEYREGLQEELVNEIGYFIEPKDLFSKLLKEIEDGNFDIEMLQGAINDITESTIGHESQDDFDHLFDDMDLVSTKLGRDVKSRSKLIAKVMGNISEIDFSHEDSEIDVLGDAYEYLISQFAANAGKKAGEFYTPQQVSKILAKIVTLGKKDLKSVYDPTCGSGSLLLRVSKEANVRKFYGQELTSTTYNLARMNMLLHDVSYQEFDIRNDDTLENPKHTDMRFDAVVANPPYSAKWSADSKFLDDERFSSYGKLAPKSKADFAFIEHMIYQLDDKGIMAVVLPHGVLFRGAAEGVIRQYLIKEKNYLDAVIGLPANIFFGTSIPTVILIFKKCRENSDNILFIDASNEFEKGKNQNMLKDEHVDKIINTFAKRETIDKYSYVAQMKEIEENDYNLNIPRYVDTFEEEEPIDIEATKLKIEKIDEEIADIDKELEVFLKELGM
- a CDS encoding AAA family ATPase; the encoded protein is MLIQFNFKNFKSFKDDTSLDMTATSITEHPYNLINYGDEKYIKSAAIYGANASGKSSVLEAFKFMQNWIIFSFKESAENKDIPIKRFAFDSEALKEPAEFEVFFKFNNNEYQYGFSLDNKKIHDEWLYLKKPHSKDKYITLFERSDGEIDCNSKLLEGAENFIPMVEDKTLFISIISNAKIPYARDVFEWFLTPVIDYGDITFEHYLTKKNSPSIENEKYQNELVKFLNAIDINIDDIIVEKPETENDELKIYTKHLMNDKKTYYKMPLSEESSGTQKMFALFYYLHVALELGMPIFIDELDAKLHPLLLRYILTMFHDENINKNGAQLIYVTHDNYTLTRDIFRRDQIWFVEKDSDSVSHLYSLAEYKTEDDKKVRKDASYNKDYLLGKYGSVPILRGYDMWGNNNGKTK